The Bacteroidota bacterium genome window below encodes:
- a CDS encoding alpha-amylase family glycosyl hydrolase — protein MKKLFLLLFFCYCSTLLAQSVPVTFHFRPANKNFTALRLVGTMNGWNNADDAMKMSDADNDGEYTITIPLTAGTDYAYKFCMNADWGLAYGDPDNPRINTSDNDNSMLLVNDPMISYLLPRDKDSKNKVYVDTSKYGNPIRVIIAYSTDKPIDPSALIVKIDGTALNNPAQYYNSTSKEFIYLPNPPLSVGDHTVNVSISSPAGTDTKTATFSRDPNQKVYKVPVDFYYDQNNKSVVFAQTLTDVAVVGSFNNWNDSFNPMNNISGNGVWETTVMLEPDTIEYKIKLNKISWENDPDYSTINSVSGNNRFVVVADTISSLKLLYPMENQTFRKDTTVKFKILLRPGATSKGIDSGSIVMLYDGSPSVHAYQSDGTVNAEIAFSGAGRHTVECTFKNKEGISAHQIFSFGITTASKGVYTVDGIGDEQYSYPTGVTAGSADILSVVVQETTLHDSLKFIIQMKTIDERTRIGLLISNSVVGFVNDPRQLDIKLPDWNGQGVFASIGVPGNSVQNSLVENRFMTANNPVTYHTDSIAVNGDAITTKKFEFTVSLAFLGRFMGGWTQERQFSLFSYLASTDKSGNGYEVTVAEGGNAAVEDPDIYDAAFIRSSFWQNRILKNYSPSNSRLVLLDGTGRGLLPVTADQISDSLASKETYVSFYTPGVEYWYSNVTVRGSVTDTLLKKISFVFNGTATDYNITNGKFDISVVLKEGKNSIFVKIVDTNNVTTTSKELVLTYTPDKKPIIQLTGTVDGRKISLNATATSPIGEQLSYTWESDANNPAAVSIPSTTNSADITLPSTDGEYIFSAHASDTKSNSAFAKITVKAVGDSIYLASADDNYHAAWIDSAVIYEIFPRSFSQQGGFQGITANIGRLKSLGVNTVWFMPVFDGPTVHGYETSNYYAFESDYGTSIDFVNMISALKQNGIRIILDLVINHTGVTHPFMQNVFKHKGYSPWADFYLWSGEPGASSYQYFFDWSSLPNLNYKNPDVKKYFIDVSKYWVQQYGIDGYRCDVAWGVEQRNNVFWNEWRKGIKSVNPNVYLLAEASSSDSSFYQKKFDSAYDWDLRSLMISVLNGSNTLGNVHKQVMRSYPNFGRPFRFVENHDETRAVSMFDSKRSLLMHTIVFTLNGIPLIYSGGEVGEATQRNIINWTDPNILQPYFARLVKIRKDYIYNPVINRIINSDTAAVYSYSSVSGNKTLLTVANFKNTSPTVTLDVTSMPYDGKSTYYLTDMFTGVVYTIVPADRKAVSVTLTNYQARVFYYGLNSIPVSVLTENPVNIPNNMVIEQNFPNPFNPATTLRYGLTENSRVKIQIFNVLGQVVTELVNGEQTAGWHDATWTASVSSGIYFYRIEATSTGDPGKRFVQVKKMMLMK, from the coding sequence ATGAAAAAATTATTTCTTTTACTGTTTTTCTGCTACTGTTCTACACTATTGGCTCAATCCGTCCCCGTTACATTTCACTTTCGACCCGCGAATAAAAATTTTACCGCTCTTCGATTAGTCGGCACGATGAACGGTTGGAATAACGCTGATGATGCAATGAAAATGTCAGACGCGGACAATGACGGTGAATATACTATTACCATTCCCCTCACGGCCGGTACGGATTATGCCTATAAGTTTTGTATGAATGCCGATTGGGGTCTTGCGTATGGAGATCCCGATAATCCAAGAATCAACACTTCGGATAATGATAATTCAATGCTGCTCGTTAACGATCCAATGATCTCGTACCTTCTTCCTCGGGATAAAGACTCAAAAAATAAAGTGTATGTTGATACGTCAAAATACGGAAATCCAATTCGTGTGATTATTGCATATTCTACCGATAAACCGATTGATCCGTCAGCATTGATTGTGAAGATTGATGGCACGGCGTTAAACAACCCCGCGCAATATTACAATAGCACTTCGAAAGAATTTATTTACTTACCCAACCCTCCGTTATCTGTTGGTGACCATACAGTGAATGTGTCAATCTCTTCACCAGCAGGCACTGATACAAAAACAGCAACGTTCTCAAGAGATCCAAATCAGAAAGTATATAAAGTACCGGTGGATTTTTATTATGACCAGAATAATAAATCTGTTGTCTTCGCACAAACATTAACGGATGTTGCCGTTGTGGGGAGTTTTAACAATTGGAATGATTCATTTAATCCGATGAACAACATCTCCGGAAACGGAGTGTGGGAAACAACTGTTATGCTGGAGCCGGATACCATTGAATACAAAATTAAATTAAATAAAATATCATGGGAGAACGATCCTGATTACTCGACAATTAATTCTGTCAGCGGAAACAATCGTTTTGTTGTCGTCGCTGATACAATTTCGTCGCTGAAACTCCTTTATCCAATGGAGAATCAGACATTTCGAAAGGATACGACAGTTAAGTTTAAAATTCTCCTTCGTCCCGGGGCAACATCGAAAGGCATCGATTCAGGGAGTATCGTCATGCTGTATGATGGAAGTCCTTCGGTCCATGCATATCAATCTGATGGTACTGTCAATGCGGAAATAGCATTTTCAGGAGCAGGAAGACACACCGTTGAATGTACATTTAAGAATAAAGAAGGTATTTCTGCACATCAAATTTTTTCTTTTGGAATAACGACTGCATCAAAAGGAGTGTATACTGTTGACGGTATTGGAGATGAACAATATTCTTATCCGACAGGCGTGACAGCAGGTTCGGCCGACATTCTCTCCGTTGTGGTACAAGAAACCACTCTTCATGATTCACTGAAATTTATCATCCAAATGAAAACGATTGATGAACGGACAAGGATCGGATTGCTGATTAGCAATTCTGTTGTCGGTTTTGTGAATGATCCGCGGCAACTTGATATTAAACTTCCGGATTGGAACGGTCAAGGTGTGTTTGCCTCGATTGGTGTTCCGGGAAATAGCGTTCAAAACTCACTGGTTGAGAACAGATTTATGACTGCCAATAATCCCGTAACGTATCATACGGATTCCATCGCTGTGAATGGTGATGCTATCACAACAAAGAAATTCGAATTTACGGTGAGTCTTGCTTTTCTTGGCAGGTTTATGGGAGGGTGGACGCAGGAAAGACAATTTTCTCTCTTTTCGTATCTTGCTTCTACCGATAAAAGCGGAAACGGATATGAAGTAACAGTTGCAGAAGGAGGAAACGCCGCTGTAGAAGACCCCGATATCTATGATGCAGCGTTTATCCGAAGCAGTTTCTGGCAAAACAGAATTTTAAAAAACTATTCACCTTCCAATTCACGATTGGTTTTGCTTGACGGTACCGGAAGAGGATTGCTCCCTGTCACCGCTGATCAGATTTCGGATAGTCTCGCCAGTAAAGAAACATACGTGTCATTTTATACTCCCGGTGTTGAATATTGGTATTCCAATGTTACGGTGCGCGGTTCAGTTACTGATACGTTGCTCAAAAAAATCTCCTTTGTTTTTAATGGTACGGCAACAGATTACAATATCACCAATGGTAAATTTGATATTTCTGTGGTATTGAAGGAAGGCAAAAATAGTATTTTTGTAAAGATTGTTGATACAAACAATGTTACCACAACATCCAAAGAACTGGTGTTGACTTACACACCGGACAAGAAACCGATCATTCAACTCACGGGAACAGTGGATGGGAGAAAAATATCGCTGAATGCAACTGCAACGTCACCAATTGGTGAACAACTTAGTTATACTTGGGAAAGCGACGCAAACAATCCTGCAGCGGTGTCGATTCCATCGACAACAAACAGCGCTGATATCACACTCCCGAGTACGGATGGAGAATATATCTTTTCAGCACACGCAAGCGATACTAAAAGTAATTCAGCATTTGCAAAAATTACGGTAAAGGCTGTTGGCGATTCGATCTATCTCGCTTCGGCAGATGACAATTATCATGCAGCGTGGATCGATTCAGCGGTCATCTATGAAATATTTCCCCGCTCATTTTCCCAACAGGGAGGATTTCAAGGCATCACAGCGAATATCGGCAGGTTAAAATCTCTTGGAGTTAATACAGTGTGGTTCATGCCGGTGTTTGATGGGCCGACTGTGCACGGATATGAGACCAGCAATTATTATGCGTTCGAAAGCGACTATGGAACCAGCATCGATTTTGTCAATATGATTTCGGCCTTAAAACAAAATGGGATCAGAATTATTTTGGATCTTGTCATCAATCATACTGGCGTTACTCATCCGTTCATGCAAAATGTCTTCAAGCATAAAGGATATTCTCCATGGGCAGATTTTTATTTATGGTCGGGCGAACCGGGTGCATCGAGTTATCAATATTTCTTTGATTGGTCTTCATTGCCAAACTTGAATTATAAAAATCCCGACGTCAAAAAATATTTTATTGATGTGTCAAAATACTGGGTTCAACAGTATGGTATTGACGGATACCGATGCGATGTTGCGTGGGGAGTGGAACAACGAAACAATGTGTTCTGGAATGAGTGGAGAAAAGGGATAAAAAGTGTTAATCCTAATGTCTATCTTCTTGCTGAAGCTTCCTCATCCGACTCCTCTTTTTATCAGAAAAAATTCGATTCCGCTTACGATTGGGATCTGCGATCATTAATGATCAGTGTCTTAAATGGCTCCAATACGCTGGGCAATGTGCATAAACAAGTAATGAGATCGTATCCGAACTTTGGAAGGCCGTTCCGTTTTGTTGAGAATCATGATGAGACAAGAGCCGTATCGATGTTTGATAGTAAACGCTCTTTACTGATGCACACGATAGTGTTTACCCTGAACGGTATTCCTCTCATTTATTCCGGCGGTGAAGTAGGCGAAGCAACCCAGCGAAATATCATCAATTGGACTGATCCAAATATTCTTCAGCCGTATTTTGCACGGCTGGTTAAGATCAGGAAAGACTATATCTACAATCCAGTTATTAACCGCATCATAAACTCGGATACGGCGGCAGTATATTCATATTCATCCGTCAGCGGTAATAAAACACTTTTAACGGTCGCTAATTTTAAAAATACTTCTCCGACAGTGACTCTCGATGTCACGTCAATGCCGTACGATGGGAAAAGCACGTACTACCTTACAGACATGTTTACCGGTGTAGTCTATACCATTGTGCCGGCAGACAGGAAAGCAGTTTCTGTTACGCTGACAAATTATCAGGCAAGAGTCTTTTATTATGGACTCAATTCCATTCCCGTCTCTGTTCTTACGGAAAATCCTGTGAATATACCGAACAATATGGTAATCGAACAAAATTTTCCGAATCCATTCAATCCTGCTACTACGCTGCGTTACGGATTAACGGAAAATAGCAGAGTGAAAATTCAGATTTTTAATGTGCTTGGACAGGTGGTAACAGAACTGGTAAACGGAGAACAAACGGCTGGATGGCATGATGCAACATGGACTGCTTCCGTGTCGTCAGGGATATATTTTTATCGTATTGAAGCAACCAGCACAGG
- a CDS encoding choice-of-anchor D domain-containing protein, producing MKKNNAILHIILLLPVISISILTAAQPVITQMRDTTINAGTVFQITVKASDADGDMLVFSAKNLPYGSTFDPETHQLKWTPQSTDTGRYKDVTFIVSDGSASDSTMIVITVIRSANNPPVITQLQDTTISAGTVFQLTINATDTDGDVLVFSAKNLPYGSTFDPETHQLKWTPQSTDTGRYKDVTFIVSDGSASDSTIFAITVLRSANNPPVITQMQDTTIYSGNNIRITINAIDLDGDILFYIAKNLPYGSTFNAESHQFKWSTTILDTGIFKNITFIVTDGINSDSTIVTLTIIPPNRKAVISLSSVSFMFGNIKLGQFVDSTITLSNIGTDTLKITSITSSKSCFSIRPTILTIPPGLTKIDTIRFTSDSIGVRGGKIFITSNDATTPDTISVSGNGVGIPVLVLSRSSIGLGNVVLNTFKKDTITIWNKGSDTLKISNIISTNTQYSAVPTVRSIPPNGSLIDTLKFIPTAIGSSSARILIASNDTTTPDTISVSGFCSGVPILALSRASINVGIVALNTLKNDTMTIYNNGTDTLKITNIASTNMQYTAVPTVRNIPPNGSLIDTLKFIPTAIGTSSAKILITSNDSTTPDTISVSGFCGGVPILILSRRSVDQGKIKVGQTGRDTIVIRNIGTDTLKVSSITASSIIWKISKNVLIVPPNLSVMDTIIFTPSVIGIITGKVVITSNCQTSPDTLTVIGSGVSTTGPVLTFSSTVLDYGTVKLTDKRDTIITISNVGTDTLKITSILSTKSCFTVHPTILTIPPGQGKSDTIRMTADSLGIRSGKIIFSSNDPFGPDTISVNGNGVGIPVLVLSRSSIDLGNVSLNALKWDTVTIWNKGIDTLKISNITSNNTQYSAVPTLRNIPPNGSLVDTIKFIPTTVASSSAKILIASNDATTPDTISLSGNSPQPILTLNQTNFDWQLVNKGKVQTKELRIMNGSINTLDIDSIYTMTKYYMVNKSKGTVLMNETLRVIISFTADTFDIYTDTLYLRNTSVNRLVKIQLKGESPLPVLTLIPTIYRKDTIAVGDSTVQKFVIKNTSVNDLIYQDIRNKSIAFTISGNNSGTVKSQDSISFFIIFKPLTFLEYNDTLMITSMSVQKTYPLTGFSPFPSMTASVSTLDFGNVYKDSTAIKTILVKNNSINKLRIDSLKTLRKQTGAVFTVKSFTAPVFVSKNDSSMFAIIFKPDTIRMFSDTVFIYSNQQNAIIPISLRGVGNSTTSFILSDDIIPKQYSLNQNFPNPFNPTTILRYGLPNNSSVSLKIYNVLGQQVANLVHSEQSAGWQRITWNANVSTGLYFYRLEAVDVNNPNNRFVQVKKMLLLK from the coding sequence ATGAAAAAGAATAATGCTATTCTGCATATAATTCTACTATTACCTGTTATAAGCATCTCTATTTTAACAGCTGCTCAACCGGTAATCACCCAGATGCGAGATACGACAATAAACGCAGGAACAGTATTTCAGATAACGGTCAAAGCAAGCGATGCAGACGGGGACATGCTCGTTTTTAGCGCAAAGAACCTACCGTATGGATCTACCTTCGATCCGGAGACACATCAATTAAAGTGGACTCCTCAGAGTACAGACACAGGGCGGTATAAGGATGTTACATTTATTGTTAGCGACGGCTCAGCCAGTGACAGTACGATGATCGTCATAACCGTGATACGAAGTGCTAATAATCCACCAGTGATTACGCAGTTACAGGATACGACAATCAGCGCAGGGACAGTATTCCAGTTAACAATCAATGCAACTGACACAGATGGTGACGTTCTGGTATTTAGCGCAAAGAACCTACCGTATGGATCTACCTTCGATCCGGAGACACATCAATTAAAGTGGACTCCTCAGAGTACAGACACAGGGCGGTATAAGGATGTCACGTTTATTGTCAGCGATGGTTCAGCCAGTGACAGTACGATTTTTGCTATAACCGTATTACGCAGTGCTAATAATCCACCGGTAATCACACAGATGCAAGACACAACAATATATTCTGGTAATAATATTAGAATCACCATAAATGCAATAGACCTTGACGGAGATATTCTATTTTACATCGCAAAAAATTTACCATATGGATCAACATTCAATGCTGAATCGCATCAATTTAAGTGGTCAACTACAATTTTAGATACTGGTATTTTTAAGAACATTACATTTATTGTTACCGATGGAATAAATAGTGATAGCACAATAGTTACTCTCACAATTATTCCGCCGAATAGGAAAGCGGTAATCTCACTTTCATCCGTCTCTTTCATGTTTGGGAATATTAAATTGGGTCAATTTGTTGATAGTACTATAACATTAAGTAATATAGGAACTGATACATTAAAAATTACATCGATTACAAGTTCAAAAAGCTGTTTTAGTATTCGTCCGACAATATTGACTATCCCTCCTGGGTTGACCAAAATAGACACAATTCGATTTACATCAGATTCTATTGGAGTAAGAGGTGGGAAAATCTTTATTACGAGCAATGATGCGACAACGCCTGATACGATCAGTGTAAGTGGAAATGGAGTGGGAATACCTGTTTTGGTATTGAGCCGATCAAGTATTGGCCTGGGAAATGTGGTTCTCAATACTTTCAAGAAGGATACAATCACGATCTGGAACAAGGGAAGTGATACATTGAAAATCAGTAATATAATATCGACCAATACTCAATACAGTGCTGTACCGACCGTAAGGAGTATTCCACCTAACGGATCGCTGATAGATACACTGAAGTTCATCCCGACAGCCATTGGATCATCGAGTGCGAGAATACTTATCGCAAGTAACGATACGACCACTCCTGATACGATCAGTGTGAGCGGATTCTGTAGCGGAGTGCCTATTCTTGCATTGAGCAGAGCAAGTATCAATGTGGGGATAGTAGCTCTTAACACATTGAAGAATGATACAATGACAATCTATAACAATGGAACTGATACACTGAAGATTACCAATATTGCGTCAACCAATATGCAATACACAGCAGTGCCGACAGTAAGGAATATCCCACCGAACGGATCACTGATCGATACGTTGAAGTTCATTCCGACTGCCATTGGCACATCGAGCGCGAAGATACTGATCACTAGCAATGATTCAACCACACCCGATACGATCAGTGTGAGTGGATTTTGCGGTGGGGTACCAATCCTTATATTGAGTCGAAGAAGTGTTGACCAAGGAAAAATTAAGGTAGGTCAAACTGGACGAGATACAATAGTGATTCGAAATATTGGAACAGACACCTTAAAGGTAAGTAGTATAACGGCGTCGAGTATTATATGGAAAATATCGAAAAATGTGTTAATAGTTCCACCGAACCTATCTGTGATGGATACGATAATATTTACACCGAGTGTCATTGGTATAATAACAGGGAAAGTGGTGATTACGAGTAACTGCCAGACGAGTCCTGATACATTAACTGTTATCGGCTCGGGAGTGAGTACAACCGGCCCTGTGTTAACATTTAGTTCAACTGTGCTGGATTATGGAACAGTAAAACTGACAGACAAAAGGGATACTATTATAACAATAAGTAATGTTGGAACAGACACACTTAAGATCACTTCTATATTAAGCACAAAGAGTTGCTTCACAGTTCATCCTACGATTTTAACGATACCACCGGGACAAGGTAAGAGTGACACAATTCGTATGACGGCAGATTCGTTAGGAATACGAAGTGGGAAGATAATCTTCAGCAGTAATGATCCTTTTGGGCCTGATACGATCAGTGTGAATGGAAATGGAGTGGGAATACCTGTTTTAGTATTGAGCCGATCAAGTATTGATCTGGGAAATGTGTCTCTTAACGCTCTAAAGTGGGATACTGTGACGATATGGAACAAGGGAATTGATACATTGAAAATCAGTAATATAACATCGAACAATACTCAATACAGTGCTGTGCCGACGTTGAGGAATATCCCACCCAACGGTTCGCTTGTTGATACGATAAAGTTCATTCCGACAACCGTTGCGTCATCTAGTGCAAAGATACTAATTGCCAGCAATGATGCAACAACACCCGATACGATCAGTCTGAGCGGAAATTCACCGCAACCAATACTGACCCTGAATCAAACCAACTTTGATTGGCAGCTTGTTAACAAAGGAAAAGTCCAGACTAAAGAACTTCGCATAATGAACGGGTCGATAAACACTCTTGATATAGATTCGATCTATACAATGACTAAATATTATATGGTAAATAAATCAAAGGGAACAGTCTTAATGAACGAAACACTCCGTGTGATAATATCTTTTACAGCAGATACATTTGATATTTACACGGATACGCTATATTTGCGAAATACATCTGTTAACAGGTTGGTAAAAATTCAACTCAAAGGGGAGTCGCCATTGCCAGTATTGACTTTAATACCAACGATCTATCGCAAAGATACTATTGCCGTAGGTGATTCAACCGTACAAAAGTTTGTTATTAAGAATACTTCGGTGAATGATCTGATCTATCAAGACATCAGAAATAAATCAATCGCGTTTACTATTAGCGGTAATAATAGTGGCACCGTAAAAAGCCAGGATAGTATTTCTTTCTTTATCATATTCAAGCCGTTAACATTTCTTGAATATAATGATACCCTAATGATTACTTCAATGAGTGTTCAGAAGACATACCCACTGACGGGATTTTCCCCGTTCCCATCTATGACTGCGTCAGTTTCTACTCTTGATTTTGGAAATGTTTATAAAGATTCAACAGCCATCAAAACTATTTTGGTTAAAAATAATTCTATTAATAAATTAAGAATAGATTCTCTTAAAACATTAAGAAAACAAACAGGTGCGGTGTTTACTGTTAAATCTTTTACAGCTCCTGTGTTTGTTTCAAAAAATGATTCATCAATGTTTGCAATCATCTTCAAACCAGATACGATTCGCATGTTCAGCGACACGGTGTTCATATATTCTAATCAACAAAACGCAATCATCCCAATATCATTAAGAGGGGTTGGCAATTCGACTACATCATTTATTTTAAGCGATGACATTATTCCAAAACAATATAGTCTAAATCAAAATTTCCCAAACCCTTTTAATCCTACAACAATATTACGTTATGGTCTACCAAATAATAGTTCTGTTTCATTAAAAATATATAATGTTCTAGGTCAGCAAGTAGCAAATCTTGTCCATAGCGAACAAAGCGCAGGTTGGCAGAGAATTACTTGGAATGCAAATGTTTCAACCGGATTGTATTTTTATCGGCTTGAAGCTGTTGATGTCAATAATCCAAATAATCGCTTTGTGCAGGTGAAAAAGATGCTGCTTTTAAAATGA
- a CDS encoding AGE family epimerase/isomerase: MKHLVILLGFIQILASQTIYQSQYLQNPEMTFGYVDSCAKLWKGAYDPIGGGFYVNINREGKQFGSTIKNTLNQTRNAYGFIRAFQMTGDTSYLRYARYALDFMYKYSWDKTNTGWYNDLNSAGTPTNPSANKTAFYQHYAVLGIAASYEATNDTIDRNWLLKGYAYNESKLWDSTPSTYGYYDYVAANGTNPMDKSFNATVDAITTHVLHLYLMTGEEKYKTRLLELADNMLTYIAASSSSQQIGIAELYTSSWQIRSSSNNNETRTIMGHVLKTAWCLARIYQLEKKPLYLSTAEALVQNVLDKGYDHQNGGPYKDYNRITGAMLMNGISDTAKAYWQMEQAITSGMMLYQLTGKEKYLKMADQTLDFFMKYFVDHVYGDVFENTNKYGGLIAQWGTNKGSGGKAAYHSIETGYYTYLYGALLVKKEPARLYYSFSAQPQSRQLRMRPIGVPEGYLKIASVTRNGNTYANYDSSNLTVTLPANVDGIFSVTYAPTKNSLGVALNDHVPHDFMLHQNYPNPFNPTTTIGFTLQVSGFTSLKIYDAIGREVATLADEYLEASVQHQRTFHAGQLASGMYFAKLQSGGHVQLKKMLLVK, from the coding sequence ATGAAACATCTGGTTATTCTGCTCGGTTTCATTCAAATACTTGCTTCGCAAACTATTTATCAATCGCAATATCTCCAAAACCCGGAGATGACATTCGGGTATGTGGACAGTTGCGCAAAGTTATGGAAGGGAGCGTACGATCCGATCGGCGGCGGATTCTATGTGAACATCAACCGTGAGGGGAAACAATTCGGCTCGACGATTAAAAATACGCTGAACCAGACGCGTAACGCGTACGGATTTATCCGTGCATTTCAGATGACGGGTGATACATCATATCTCCGCTATGCACGATATGCTCTCGATTTTATGTATAAGTATTCATGGGATAAAACAAATACCGGCTGGTATAATGATCTGAATAGTGCGGGAACGCCCACCAATCCTTCCGCAAACAAAACAGCATTCTACCAACATTATGCAGTGCTTGGGATTGCAGCATCCTATGAAGCGACGAATGATACCATTGACCGAAATTGGTTGTTGAAAGGATATGCGTATAACGAATCAAAACTGTGGGATTCCACGCCGTCTACCTACGGCTATTATGATTATGTTGCGGCAAACGGAACCAATCCGATGGACAAAAGCTTCAACGCTACGGTTGATGCCATCACTACTCATGTGCTTCATCTGTATCTTATGACGGGTGAAGAAAAATACAAAACGCGTCTGCTGGAATTGGCGGATAATATGTTAACGTATATCGCCGCGAGCTCTAGTTCTCAGCAGATCGGGATCGCCGAATTATATACATCATCGTGGCAAATACGAAGCAGCAGCAATAATAACGAAACTAGAACAATTATGGGGCACGTACTGAAGACGGCATGGTGTCTTGCCCGGATCTACCAGTTGGAAAAAAAACCGCTCTATCTCTCCACGGCGGAAGCGCTTGTGCAAAATGTTCTGGATAAAGGATACGATCATCAGAACGGCGGACCGTATAAAGATTATAACCGCATCACCGGTGCGATGTTAATGAACGGAATTTCGGATACCGCAAAAGCATATTGGCAGATGGAACAGGCGATCACCTCCGGAATGATGCTGTATCAACTGACGGGGAAAGAAAAATATCTGAAGATGGCGGACCAGACGCTGGATTTCTTCATGAAATATTTTGTGGACCATGTGTATGGCGACGTCTTTGAGAATACGAACAAATACGGCGGCTTGATTGCACAATGGGGTACGAACAAAGGGAGCGGCGGGAAGGCGGCATACCATTCCATCGAGACTGGTTATTATACCTACTTGTACGGAGCATTATTGGTGAAGAAAGAGCCTGCGAGACTTTATTACAGCTTCAGTGCACAGCCACAGTCGCGTCAATTACGCATGCGTCCGATCGGAGTGCCTGAAGGATATCTGAAGATTGCGTCGGTAACACGAAACGGAAACACGTATGCAAATTATGATTCATCGAATCTTACCGTAACGCTCCCGGCAAATGTTGATGGAATATTTTCAGTGACGTATGCGCCTACGAAAAATTCTTTGGGTGTTGCATTGAACGATCATGTTCCACATGATTTTATGCTTCATCAGAATTATCCCAATCCGTTTAATCCAACAACAACCATTGGATTTACGCTTCAGGTTTCAGGATTCACATCATTAAAGATCTATGATGCGATCGGTAGAGAAGTGGCAACGCTCGCCGATGAATATCTTGAAGCCAGTGTTCAACATCAACGAACATTTCATGCCGGACAACTAGCAAGCGGAATGTATTTCGCCAAACTGCAAAGTGGCGGACATGTTCAATTGAAAAAAATGTTATTGGTTAAATAG
- a CDS encoding LuxR C-terminal-related transcriptional regulator: MGKEIAHQLTPNEKQLLQLLSHGLTEKEVAHRMNKSVFTIDKYLRSVFDKFDVHNTTAVVAEAIRRGEIE, from the coding sequence ATGGGGAAAGAAATTGCTCACCAACTTACGCCAAACGAAAAACAACTGCTCCAGTTATTGTCGCATGGACTTACGGAGAAGGAAGTTGCGCACCGAATGAATAAAAGTGTTTTTACGATCGATAAATATTTGCGAAGTGTCTTTGATAAGTTTGATGTTCATAATACAACAGCAGTGGTTGCGGAGGCGATACGAAGAGGGGAGATTGAATGA